Proteins encoded together in one Canis aureus isolate CA01 chromosome 21, VMU_Caureus_v.1.0, whole genome shotgun sequence window:
- the FAM111B gene encoding serine protease FAM111B, with translation MNSQKPEDNKAFTTAEYGQSTSPEDPEDTVMEQTRPGTPAAHSLSDIKDWSKTIKLKSEVKHEASMEIQKPDVGTSKKCSFTFTLNENVRKSDRSVFTAHGKHTESIYSALKANDNFKERMQNHLNKNILVYEEKTIDGYVNLGMPLKCLPRDSHFKITFGQRKCNQEDDQMFRQCENPNVECILFHVVAVGKSIKKILKIKELHERGSTVCVYALKGETIQEALSKDGRFRSDLDEFEWKVMEDHQKIHGKQSLVDEVSGKTLEMDIFKKRNVRAGAHKKIKQESESATDEISPFEQLQSEIIEHKPETDGETEDVESKKEETVSLQSLGHDIERKKRRTIFRIRDYYTNSVQRKYGRSSSRHRQRPHVGMQHVINQTIQRTATNVWLKNCQVLSKVIMDQYPNFNEEARWMRNYFRDEQKKAKVPASQQFNIYKKYFAKVTENSTSVATCEDLIHLSKSVGFMMWYNNGNMGTATCFVFNHGYIFTCRHVINKIVGEGTDLNLWPEIISQCAKVTFSHKRFLPDNQDWYALDPWFGVSDGNLDYAILKLSQHQNGFPPGLFRQISSQQSSDLIYIIGHPEGQVKKIDGCAVIPINQRMERYAEQLQDEMVGSNAATYNAFPMFTQRSFLPEVWSNDTLSYDTCFSSGSSGSPVFSASGQLVAMHTIGHFYKRGENVHAIIEFGYLMNSILCDIKQKSESFYQFLMEDKTENCTKDYTIQELSLQEYQIEPMEH, from the exons ATGAATTCCCAGAAACCTGAAGACAACAAGGCATTCACTACTGCAGAATATGGCCAGAGTACCAGCCCTGAAGATCCAGAG gatACTGTCATGGAGCAGACACGTCCTGGCACACCTGCTGCTCATTCTCTATCTGACATTAAAGACTGGAGCAAGACCATTAAGCTTAAAAGTGAAGTCAAGCATGAAGCATCTATGGAAATTCAGAAGCCAGACGTGGGGACcagtaaaaaatgttcttttacttTTACCTTGAATGAAAATGTCAGGAAGTCAGACCGTAGTGTGTTTACAGCACATGGTAAACACACTGAGAGTATCTACTCCGCCCTGAAAGCTAATGACAATTTCAAAGAAAGGATGCAGAATCATCTCAATAAAAACATCCTTGTTTATGAAGAAAAGACAATAGATGGATATGTAAATTTAGGAATGCCTCTCAAGTGCCTACCTAGAgattcccattttaaaataacGTTTGGTCAAAGAAAGTGTAACCAGGAAGATGACCAGATGTTCCGCCAATGTGAAAATCCAAACGTGGAATGCATTCTTTTTCACGTGGTTGCTGTTGGAAAGAGTATAAAAAAGATTCTGAAGATCAAGGAACTGCATGAAAGAGGAAGTACAGTTTGTGTCTATGCTTTAAAGGGTGAGACTATCCAAGAAGCTCTAAGCAAGGATGGCCGATTTCGGTCTGACCTCGATGAATTTGAATGGAAAGTAATGGAAGATCATCAGAAAATTCATGGGAAACAGTCCCTGGTGGATGAAGTATCTGGAAAAACCTTAGAGATGGACATTTTTAAGAAACGAAATGTCAGGGCAGGTgcccataaaaaaattaaacaggagAGTGAAAGTGCCACTGATGAGATCAGTCCCTTTGAACAGCTACAGTCTGAGATCATAGAACACAAACCAgagacagatggggaaaccgaaGATGTAGAAtccaagaaagaagaaactgtCTCACTTCAGAGTCTGGGGCATGATATTGAACGTAAAAAACGACGCACAATTTTCAGAATTAGGGATTATTACACTAATAGTGTGCAGAGAAAATACGGGAGGAGCAGCTCAAGACATAGGCAAAGGCCCCATGTGGGTATGCAGCATGTTATTAATCAAACTATCCAGAGGACGGCAACTAACGTCTGGCTAAAGAATTGccaagtgttgagcaaagttataaTGGATCAGTATCCAAATTTTAATGAAGAGGCACGTTGGATGAGAAACTATTTTCGGGATGAGCAGAAGAAAGCCAAAGTGCCAGCATCTCAACAATTCAACATATATAAAAAGTACTTTGCAAAAGTGACTGAAAATTCTACTTCAGTTGCAACCTGCgaagaccttattcatcttagtAAGTCAGTTGGGTTCATGATGTGGTATAATAATGGAAACATGGGGACTGCTACTTGCTTTGTCTTCAATCATGGTTATATTTTCACCTGTCGACATGTAATCAATAAAATAGTGGGAGAAGGCACAGATCTAAATTTGTGGCCAGAGATAATAAGCCAATGTGCAAAGGTAACTTTCAGTCATAAAAGGTTCCTCCCTGATAATCAAGATTGGTATGCCCTTGATCCATGGTTTGGAGTGTCTGATGGAAATCTAGATTATGCCATTTTAAAGCTAAGCCAACATCAAAATGGATTTCCTCCAGGCCTGTTTAGACAAATTTCCTCTCAACAGTCCAGTgatttgatttatataattggtCACCCAGAAGGCCAGGTCAAGAAAATAGATGGTTGTGCTGTGATTCCAATAAATCAGCGGATGGAGAGATATGCAGAACAACTCCAAGATGAGATGGTAGGATCCAATGCTGCTACTTACAATGCTTTCCCCATGTTTACCCAGAGAAGTTTCCTACCAGAAGTTTGGAGCAATGACACACTTAGTTATGATACCTGTTTTTCTAGTGGATCCTCTGGCTCCCCAGTATTTAGTGCATCAGGCCAATTGGTTGCTATGCATACCATTGGGCATTTTTACAAACGTGGAGAGAATGTCCATGCCATTATTGAATTTGGCTATTTGATGAATTCAATTCTTTGTGATATTAAACAGAAAAGCGAGAGCTTCTATCAATTCTTAATGGAAGATAAAACTGAGAACTGCACCAAAGACTATACCATACAAGAGTTGTCACTTCAAGAATATCAGATTGAACCCATGGAACACTAG